One Fusobacterium russii ATCC 25533 genomic region harbors:
- a CDS encoding ABC transporter ATP-binding protein, with amino-acid sequence MQKKDIKIVNINKSFDGVPILKNINLEIEEGEFFTIIGPSGCGKTTLLRMIAGFISPDSGAIYLGDQNIIDLPPNLRNVNTIFQKYALFPHLNVYENVAFSLRIKKVDEKTIDEEVKKYLKLVGLEEHSEKMPNQLSGGQQQRVSIARALINKPGVLLLDEPLSALDAKLRQNLLIELDLIHDEVGITFIFITHDQQEALSISDRIAVMNKGEILQVGTPAEVYEAPANPFVADFLGENNFFSGEVVEIIDEELAKIFVDGLGEIIIEQDRQVKVGNRVNISLRPEKIRLSKTKLKNKKNTVNSFAVYVDEYIYSGFQSKYYVHLKENENLKFKIFLQHAAFFDDNDTGAIWWDEDAYISWDAYDSYLVEVIPDED; translated from the coding sequence TTGCAAAAAAAAGATATAAAGATAGTTAATATTAACAAAAGCTTTGATGGAGTTCCTATATTAAAAAATATTAATTTAGAAATAGAAGAAGGAGAATTTTTTACAATTATAGGTCCATCTGGATGTGGGAAAACCACCCTTTTGAGAATGATAGCTGGATTTATATCCCCAGACAGTGGAGCTATCTATCTGGGTGATCAAAATATAATTGATCTGCCTCCCAATCTTAGAAATGTAAATACAATTTTTCAAAAATACGCTTTGTTTCCACATTTGAATGTCTATGAAAATGTGGCTTTTTCTCTTAGAATAAAAAAAGTGGATGAAAAGACTATTGATGAAGAAGTAAAAAAATATTTAAAACTTGTTGGTTTAGAAGAGCATAGTGAAAAAATGCCAAATCAACTTTCAGGTGGGCAGCAACAGAGAGTTTCCATAGCTAGAGCACTTATAAATAAACCTGGTGTTCTTCTTTTAGATGAACCTCTTTCTGCCTTAGATGCAAAACTTAGGCAAAATCTCTTAATAGAACTTGATTTAATTCATGATGAAGTTGGTATAACTTTTATTTTTATAACTCATGATCAACAAGAAGCACTGTCAATTTCTGATAGAATAGCAGTTATGAATAAGGGAGAAATTTTACAAGTAGGAACACCTGCTGAGGTGTATGAAGCTCCTGCCAATCCTTTTGTAGCTGATTTCTTAGGGGAAAATAATTTTTTTAGTGGAGAAGTTGTAGAGATAATAGATGAAGAACTGGCTAAAATTTTTGTTGATGGACTTGGAGAAATAATAATAGAACAAGATAGGCAAGTAAAAGTAGGAAATAGGGTAAATATTTCTCTAAGACCTGAAAAAATAAGATTATCTAAAACAAAGTTAAAAAATAAGAAAAACACTGTTAATTCTTTTGCTGTCTATGTAGATGAATATATCTATTCAGGCTTTCAAAGTAAATATTATGTACATTTGAAAGAAAATGAAAATTTAAAATTTAAAATATTTCTGCAACATGCTGCGTTCTTTGATGATAATGATACTGGTGCAATATGGTGGGATGAGGATGCATACATTTCTTGGGATGCTTATGACAGTTATCTGGTTGAGGTGATTCCTGATGAAGACTAA
- a CDS encoding aldehyde dehydrogenase family protein — MKDILKKSYKMYINGEWVNSSNNIFIKTYNPYDKSELSEFPDASEADVDLAVRSAKEAFKTWKKTTVKERAKILNQIADIIDKNRELLATVETLDNGKPIRETKAVDIPLAADHFRYFAGCILAEEGQATVLDEKFLSLILREPIGVVGQIIPWNFPFLMAAWKIAPALASGNTIVIKPSSSTSLSLIVLVELIEKLLPKGVLNLITGKGSTSGEYLKNHPNLDKLAFTGSTAVGRDIALAAAEKLIPATLELGGKSANIILEDANIEKALEGAQLGILFNQGQVCCAGSRIFVQEKIYDEFVSKLVAKFDNIKIGNPLDPETVMGAQIDQRQVDKIIEYVNIAKEEGGKILTGGSQYKENGCENGCFVRPTLITNVANGCRISQEEVFGPVAVIIKFKTDEEVIAMANDSEYGLGGAVFTTNINRALNISRSIETGRVWVNTYNQIPEHAPFGGYKKSGIGRETHKIILEHYTQIKNILIDMKDELTGFYK; from the coding sequence ATGAAAGATATTTTAAAAAAATCTTATAAAATGTATATTAATGGTGAGTGGGTAAATTCAAGTAATAATATTTTTATAAAGACTTATAATCCTTATGATAAAAGTGAGTTGTCAGAGTTTCCGGATGCAAGTGAAGCTGATGTTGATTTAGCAGTTAGAAGTGCAAAAGAAGCATTTAAAACTTGGAAAAAAACGACTGTTAAAGAAAGAGCAAAAATTTTAAATCAAATAGCTGATATTATTGATAAAAACAGAGAGCTTCTAGCTACTGTTGAAACTTTAGATAACGGGAAACCTATCAGAGAAACTAAGGCAGTTGACATTCCATTGGCTGCTGACCATTTTAGATATTTTGCCGGTTGTATTCTAGCCGAAGAAGGGCAGGCAACTGTTCTGGATGAAAAGTTTTTAAGTTTAATTTTAAGAGAGCCGATAGGAGTTGTTGGTCAGATAATACCTTGGAACTTTCCTTTCCTAATGGCAGCATGGAAGATAGCACCTGCTCTTGCCAGTGGTAATACAATAGTTATAAAGCCTTCTAGTTCTACATCTTTAAGTTTAATAGTTTTAGTAGAATTGATAGAAAAACTTTTACCAAAAGGTGTTCTTAATTTGATAACTGGTAAAGGAAGCACTTCAGGAGAATATTTAAAAAATCATCCAAATTTAGATAAATTAGCATTTACAGGCTCTACTGCCGTTGGAAGAGATATAGCCCTTGCTGCTGCTGAGAAACTTATTCCAGCTACATTGGAATTAGGTGGTAAATCTGCTAATATAATTTTAGAAGATGCAAATATAGAAAAGGCATTGGAAGGTGCTCAATTAGGTATATTATTTAATCAAGGGCAAGTTTGCTGTGCAGGCTCAAGAATATTTGTACAAGAAAAAATATATGATGAATTTGTTTCTAAGCTAGTTGCTAAATTTGATAATATAAAAATAGGAAATCCTTTAGATCCGGAAACTGTTATGGGTGCACAAATTGATCAAAGACAGGTTGATAAAATTATTGAATATGTAAATATTGCAAAGGAAGAAGGCGGAAAAATTCTTACAGGTGGAAGTCAATATAAAGAAAACGGCTGTGAAAATGGTTGCTTTGTAAGACCAACACTTATTACTAATGTTGCTAACGGCTGTCGTATATCACAGGAAGAAGTTTTTGGTCCTGTAGCTGTTATTATTAAATTTAAAACTGATGAAGAAGTTATAGCAATGGCAAATGATAGTGAGTATGGTTTAGGTGGTGCTGTATTTACAACAAATATAAATAGAGCATTAAATATCTCTCGTTCTATTGAAACAGGAAGAGTATGGGTAAATACTTATAATCAAATTCCTGAACATGCTCCATTTGGTGGATATAAAAAATCTGGAATAGGGCGTGAAACTCATAAAATAATTTTAGAACACTATACTCAAATTAAGAATATACTTATAGATATGAAAGATGAGCTAACTGGCTTCTATAAATAA
- a CDS encoding POTRA domain-containing protein translates to MIFSYADGLFEIKKREADQSNTVLEKFQINRFLKKYIGKNVNIYSLIKDLKNKYIEKGYIITRVGLNLEKSDLFSCNISLFILGGKIEKIIYDNQKNLKFNKGEIL, encoded by the coding sequence ATGATTTTTTCTTATGCGGATGGCTTGTTTGAAATAAAGAAGAGAGAGGCGGATCAAAGTAATACTGTTTTAGAAAAATTTCAAATAAATCGATTTTTAAAAAAATATATAGGAAAAAATGTAAATATTTATTCCTTAATTAAAGACTTAAAAAATAAATATATTGAAAAGGGATATATTATAACCAGAGTTGGGCTTAATTTAGAAAAGTCCGATTTATTTAGTTGTAATATATCTCTTTTTATTTTAGGAGGAAAGATAGAAAAAATAATTTATGATAATCAAAAAAATTTAAAATTTAATAAGGGGGAAATTTTATGA